In Triticum urartu cultivar G1812 chromosome 6, Tu2.1, whole genome shotgun sequence, the following proteins share a genomic window:
- the LOC125513343 gene encoding uncharacterized protein LOC125513343 translates to MRPPPCPQPEMLSPPPSPALTTAIVALTTNRASAVTSPCFNCSSSLPSPCFHDGGSSSSPTGAAAASIPPREIRNKCPHPPRGIRHCRSRPPPCHELQPPLRRVAAGNSSGDEGLRLLIDLCTGTSADGRPTLGVSSGCYLDVTRRCKLAMGWPPLVRDLHRHLSSTFFGACHRPSPASLTPCAAPYPCAISRRSVPPSSPA, encoded by the exons ATGCGGCCACCGCCCTGCCCCCAACCAGAGATGTTGTCGCCACCACCGTCACCTGCGCTCACCACCGCCATCGTGGCCCTGACCACCAACCGCGCCTCCGCCGTGACCTCCCCCTGCTTCAACTGCAGCAGCAGCCTCCCTTCCCCTTGCTTCCACGACGGCGGCAGCTCTTCGTCCCCGACCGGTGCAGCGGCTGCCTCCATCCCACCCCGTGAGATCCGCAACAAATGCCCCCATCCACCCCGCGGGATCCGCCACTGCCGGAGCCGCCCTCCGCCCTGCCATGAGTTGCAGCCCCCGCTTCGGCGCGTCGCTGCCGGCAACAGTTCCGGCGATGAAGGGCTTCGCCTTCTCATCGACCTCTGCACGGGGACCTCTGCCGACGG TCGTCCCACCCTTGGTGTTAGCTCAGGCTGCTACCTCGACGTCACGCGTAGATGCAAGCTGGCCATGGGGTGGCCACCCCTTGTGCGTGACCTGCACAGGCATCTATCGTCGACCTTCTTCGGCGCATGTCATCGACCTTCCCCGGCATCTCTCACGCCATGCGCGGCTCCCTATCCATGTGCCATATCCC